One genomic region from Quercus robur chromosome 4, dhQueRobu3.1, whole genome shotgun sequence encodes:
- the LOC126724583 gene encoding uncharacterized protein LOC126724583 translates to MALPCGNRRRWSRAIKMTLCVCFLIPMAAGIRNTNTSFGQKQKLDVQQQLKFLNKPALKSIKSPDGDIIDCIHINKQPAFDHPFLKNHTIQMRPSFHPEGLSFDESKDVSSKSESKITQLWHLNGRCPEGTIPIKRTKEEDLLRASSVATYGRKKHPQFNTKVTVKGDGREHALVYVEGGKYRGAKATINAWKPEVQQLDEFSSSQILILGDVSGVGINAIEAGWQVNYELYGDTNTRLYIFWTNTNANQATGCYNLLCSGFVQTNNRIGLGGTIVPLSDYAGSQYELKFLVWKDPKGGDWWLQVGDKYLLGYWPASLFSSLFDSASEIHWGGEVINSQQGGEHTSTQMGSGHFPDEGYSRASFFKNFQFVDSSNILRVPKNSSTLVEKPNCYNVINLGSLFYYGGPGRSTTTPNCL, encoded by the exons ATGGCGCTACCTTGTGGTAACAGGAGGAGGTGGTCAAGGGCAATAAAGATGACCTTGTGCGTGTGCTTTCTCATACCAATGGCAGCTGGGATTAGAAACACTAATACCAGCTTTGGTCAGAAACAAAAACTCGATGTTCAACAGCAGTTGAAATTCCTCAACAAGCCTGCTCTTAAATCCATCAAG AGTCCGGATGGAGATATAATTGATTGCATACATATCAACAAACAGCCAGCTTTTGATcatccttttttaaaaaatcatacaatTCAG ATGAGACCAAGTTTTCACCCAGAAGGGCTTTCATTTGATGAGAGCAAGGACGTCTCTTCAAAGTCCGAGTCCAAAATTACTCAGCTATGGCACTTGAATGGAAGGTGCCCAGAAGGAACCATACCCATCAAAAGAACTAAAGAAGAAGATTTATTAAGGGCAAGCTCTGTAGCAACTTATGGAAGGAAAAAACACCCTCAGTTTAACACTAAAGTCACCGTTAAAGGTGATGGCCGTGAG CATGCATTAGTTTATGTGGAAGGAGGTAAGTATCGTGGAGCTAAGGCAACCATAAACGCATGGAAACCCGAAGTCCAGCAACTTGACGAGTTCAGCTCGTCTCAAATCTTGATCCTAGGTGATGTTTCTGGTGTAGGTATTAATGCCATTGAAGCTGGCTGGCAG GTCAACTATGAACTATATGGAGATACCAACACTAGACTCTACATTTTTTGGACTAAT actaatgcaaatcaagcCACCGGTTGCTACAATCTGTTGTGCTCTGGCTTTGTTCAAACCAACAACCGAATTGGGCTGGGTGGAACCATTGTGCCTCTTTCCGACTATGCTGGTTCCCAATATGAACTCAAGTTCCTAGTCTGGAAG GACCCAAAAGGAGGAGATTGGTGGCTGCAAGTTGGGGATAAATATCTATTGGGATATTGGCCAGCCTCCCTATTCTCGTCCCTGTTTGACAGCGCTTCGGAAATCCATTGGGGAGGAGAGGTGATAAACTCGCAGCAAGGTGGTGAGCACACCTCAACACAAATGGGAAGTGGTCATTTCCCTGATGAAGGGTACAGCAGGGctagttttttcaaaaatttccaaTTTGTTGATAGTTCAAACATTCTCAGGGTTCCCAAAAATAGTTCCACTTTGGTTGAGAAACCCAATTGCTATAATGTCATAAATTTGGGAAGCCTCTTTTATTATGGTGGACCTGGTAGATCTACCACGACCCCCAATTGTCTATGA